One genomic segment of Sminthopsis crassicaudata isolate SCR6 chromosome 2, ASM4859323v1, whole genome shotgun sequence includes these proteins:
- the PBDC1 gene encoding protein PBDC1: MAAGSGGSCLDALGPGELLSAAHALSLPAEAYGNDPNIEMVWAMKAMQHAEVYYNLISSVDPLFLRLTKVDDQIYSEFRENFGKLKIDVLDPEELKSEPAKEKWRPFCMKFNGIVEDFNYGTLLRLDCTQGYSEENTIFATRIQFFAIEIARNREGYNRAVYNSGQQNGAAEKDTTMPR, encoded by the exons ATGGCGGCGGGAAGCGGGGGAAGCTGTCTGGATGCGCTG GGTCCTGGGGAGCTGCTGTCGGCAGCTCACGCCCTCTCTCTGCCAGCCGAGGCCTACGGCAATGAC CCTAACATTGAGATGGTTTGGGCCATGAAGGCTATGCAGCATGCTGAGGTTTACTACAAT TTGATTTCTTCAGTTGACCCCCTGTTCCTAAGACTCACTAAAGTGGATGACCAGATCTATTCAGAGTTCCGGGAGAATTTTGGAAAACTCAAGATAGATGTGTTGGACCCAGAAGAGCTCAAATCAGAACCAGCTAAAGAA aaatgGAGACCATTTTGCATGAAGTTCAATGGTATTGTTGAAGATTTCAATTATGGTACACTGCTACGGCTGGATTGTACTCAGGGATATAGTGAAGAAAACACTATCTTTG CTACCAGGATACAGTTTTTTGCTATTGAAATAGCCCGGAACAGGGAAGGTTATAATAGAGCTGTTTACAACAGTGGTCAGCAGAATGGAGCAGCAGAAAAAGACACTACTATGCCCAGGTAA